The proteins below are encoded in one region of Macrobrachium rosenbergii isolate ZJJX-2024 chromosome 29, ASM4041242v1, whole genome shotgun sequence:
- the LOC136854324 gene encoding GATA zinc finger domain-containing protein 14-like — MTTTVTATTTPTTSSTSINIHTDINFNNSQRCQQLHRQQTTTSQPRPTTSSTSTSNIDNNNLDNNSYTNNVNNFITTTATPPTLTTSSTSPTSTPQQPDNNSYTNNNNTSFNIHANNNLTTTATTTTTSSHINFNIHDNHRLNNVNPPLNIHAAQQPRQQQLRNNPSTTTSASASASTPITTRQQQLHQQRQQLHRHQSQHPPSTTDQQPRPNNFNDTNFNIHATPTTSHRHQLQQHDNNAQQHRPSTSTAHTNNHATTATQRVQQHRRINSIHANQQRQQLHRHHFNSYTNNHSYTNNFIDINFNIHLDNQQLHQQLVQQLHRHQLQASRTTTTPTTNSYTNNHANNFIDINSTSTRQQPKQQQLHKQRQQLHDINFNIHDNNRLNNSYTNNANLDQTISTLPTDNNSYTNNNNSPTSAQHPRRQQLDNNSYTNKSNNFNIHANNNLDNSSYTNNANNLINMQHNHDNKKATPTTSTTASHQLQQPRQQQATATPTTTTTTTPTSTSTSTTPTTSDINLRHSNSYTNSVSTTSSTSTSTSTLTTTSTTPTSTAHRHQQQLTTTR; from the exons ATGACAACAACAGTTACAGCAACAACCAcgccaacaacttcatcgacatcaatcAACATCCACACCGATATCAACTTCAACAACTCCCAACGCtgccaacaacttcatcgacaacAAACAACTACATCACAACCACgtccaacaacttcatcgacatcaacttctaACATCGAcaacaacaacctcgacaacaacagctacaccaacaacgtcaacaacttcatc acaacaacagctacaccaccAACGctaacaacttcatcgacatcaccAACATCCACGCCACAACAAcccgacaacaacagctacaccaacaacaataacacATCCTTCAACATCCACGCCAACAACAACttgacaacaacagcaacaaccacaacaacGTCATCGCatatcaacttcaacatccacgacAACCATCGGCTCAACAATGTCAATCCGCCACTTAACATCCACGCCgcacaacaacctcgacaacaacagctacgcAACAACCCATCAACAACTACATCGGCATCAGCTTCGGCATCCACGCCGATAACaactcgacaacaacagctacaccaacaacgccaacaacTACATCGACATCAATCTCAACATCCAC caTCCACAACTGACCAACAACCACGTCCCAACAACTTCAACGACaccaacttcaacatccacgctacaccaacaacgtcccatcgacatcaacttcaacagcACGACAACAACGCTCAACAACATCGACCATCAACGTCAACAGCTCACACCAACAACCACGCGACAACAGCTACGCAACGCGTTCAACAACATCGACGCATCAACAGCATCCACGCCAACCAACAAcgccaacaacttcatcgacatcacttcaacagctacaccaacaaccacagctacaccaacaacttcatcgacatcaacttcaacatccacctCGACAACCAACAGCTGCACCAACAACTCGTCCagcaacttcatcgacatcaacttcaagcATCACGTACGACAACAACTCCGACAAcaaacagctacaccaacaaccacgccaacaacttcatcgacatcaactcaACATCCACACGACAACAACCTAAACAGCAACAGCTACACAAACAACGCCAACAACTTCatgacatcaacttcaacatccacgacAACAACCGACTAAACAACAGTTACACCAACAACGCCAACCTCGATCAAACAATATCCACGCTGCCAaccgacaacaacagctacaccaacaacaacaactcgcCGACATCAGCtcaacatccacgccgacaacaactcgacaacaacagctacaccaacaagtccaacaacttcaacatccacgccaacaacaacctcgacaacagcagctacaccaacaacgccaacaacTTGATCAACATGCAACACAACCACGACAACAAGAAAGCTAcaccaacaacatcaacaacagcatcccatcaacttcaacaaccacgcCAGCAAcaagcaacagctacaccaacaacaacCACGACAACAAcgccgacatcaacttcaacatcaacAACGCCAACAACTTCCGACATCAACCTGCGACacagcaacagctacaccaacagcgtgtcaacaacttcatcgacatcaacttcaacatccacgctgacaacaacctcgacaacaccAACGTCAACAGCTCATCGACATCAACAACAGCTGACAACAACGCGATAA
- the LOC136854325 gene encoding putative uncharacterized protein DDB_G0272516, with the protein MITTSTTTATPTPANFIDINFNNPRQQQPRQQQLHQQRQTTSSTSTSTTHNNNLDNNNSYTNNHANNFIDINFNNHDDNNSTTTATPTTTPTTSSTSTSTSTPDNNLDNSSYTNKRQQLHRHQLQHHDNNSTTTATPTTSTTSSTSIFNIHADNKLDNNSYNYQPASTTSPTSTLTSTPTTTHNNSYTNNVNNFIHQSSTSRQQPRQQQLHQQRQQLH; encoded by the coding sequence atgataacaacctcgacaacaacagcaacaCCAACACCAGctaacttcatcgacatcaacttcaacaatcCACGCcaacaacaacctcgacaacaacagctacaccaacaacgccaaacaacttcatcgacatcaacatCAACAACCCACAACAACAACcttgacaacaacaacagctacaccaacaaccacgccaacaacttcatcgacatcaacttcaacaaccacgACGACAACaactcgacaacaacagctacaccaacaaccacgccaacaacttcatcgacatcaacttcaacatccacgcccgacaacaacctcgacaacagcagctacaccaacaaacgtcaacaacttcatcggcATCAACTTCAGCATCACGACAACaactcgacaacaacagctacaccaacaacatcaacaacttcatcgacatcaatcTTCAACATCCACGCTGACAACAaactcgacaacaacagctacaattACCAACCAGCGTCAACAACTTCGCCGACATCAACTTTaacatccacgccgacaacaactcacaacaacagctacaccaacaacgtcaacaacttcattcATCAATCCTCAACATCcagacaacaacctcgacaacaacagctacaccaacaacgtcaacaacttcattga
- the LOC136854322 gene encoding probable serine/threonine-protein kinase dyrk1, translated as MIDINIQQHLDNNNNNASRSTIHDCTNNSYTNNTTSSTSTSTSTPTTTSTNNTNANNFIVNQHPRRHQLDNSYTNNHVNNFIDINFNIHGNNLTQHTNNVANNFIDINFIHNPTTTATQQPQQQSTSTSSTTTNNSYTNNATTSSHQQPDNNLDNNSYTNNNSHQHPHSQPSNNSYTNNHANNFNIHANNNSTAQFFNFIDINLI; from the coding sequence ATGATCGACATCAACATTCAACAACACctcgacaacaacaacaacaacgcctCTCGATCAACCATCCACGATTGCaccaacaacagctacaccaacaacacaacttcatcgacatcaacttcaacatccacaccgacaacaacctcgacaaacAACACCAACGCCAACAACTTCATCGTCAACCAACATCCACGCCGACATCAACTcgacaacagctacaccaacaaccacgtcaacaacttcatcgacatcaacttcaacatccacggcAACAACCTCACACAGCACACCAACAACGTcgccaacaacttcatcgacatcaacttcatcCACAAtccgacaacaacagctacacaaCAACCTCAACaacaatcaacttcaacatccagcacaacaacaaacaacagttACACCAACAACGCAACAACTTCATCACATCAACAACCTGACAACAACCTCGataacaacagctacaccaacaacaacagccatCAACATCCACATAGTCAACCAagcaacaacagctacaccaacaaccacgccAACAACTTCAATATCCACGCTAACAACAACTCAACAGCACAATTCttcaacttcatcgacatcaatcTCATCTAa
- the LOC136854323 gene encoding uncharacterized protein DDB_G0283357-like — MTTTATAVPTTLPTSTSNIHATTTLVNNSHQPHQQLHRHQLQHPALITTSTTVQQCHQLHRHLQHPTTTSTTTATNNVMSASSTSTSTSTPTTTCDSNSYTNNLPTTSSTSASTTRTTTATPTTSTTSLTSTSSMPTTTSITTASTTMSTTSPSQQPRQQQHQQPVNNFIDINFNIQLLDKQRQQPPIFIAYQLQISTTTTSHNNTPTTPTTSPTSTSTSTTTTCNNSCITTSTIIDINFNIHDNNLDNNSYTNNHNNFIDINQHPRRQQPDNNSYTNNASTIHCHNNINNHANFSINQPTTPTQQQLHQPGHHRNQQPDNNSYTNNHANNSAINLNIHARQQQPRSTSTTSRHQQQPTTTATVSYTNNANNFIDINFKHPRRNSLDNNSYTNNANNFIDINLRHPRQQQPRQQQLHQQPRQQLRRHQLRHRQQRRQQQLHQQRQQLIDINFNTTDNTLASTASPTTTPTTHQHQHPRRQQTQTTTATPTTPTTSSTSTFNIHANDNNSYTNNRVNNFIHQLQQHQLTATPTTTTTATPRQLRRHQLQHPRDNNPDNNSYQHTSNNFRHQLPTSDNVTNNHANNFMTAPTSTPVNNNNAPTTLTNRHQLNIHADNNLTTAINSYNFLPSTASTTSTTTHTNNGSTTIDHFNIHDNNQATLTTHNFIDINFNIHANNNIPTNNVSTSTSITTTYTNNANNFIINFNIHADNNLDNNRLNNQQPSTSTSNPRRQQHQLQHHVINQHPQQQLPNHQATTTTTTPTTSTFKQQLHQQPRQTTSSTSTTSTNNLDQPPQQRQQSQHPRRQQQQQHPTTSTTSSTSTSTSTLTQPTTARQQLHRISTSTSQPRIQQQLHQQRRQHRIAATTSNNSYTNNHVNNFNINLNIHADNTTTVTPNNANNFIDINFNIPSTNSVQPRQQLLIINIHTGQITYNNSYTNNANNSTSISTSTTTAQQR, encoded by the exons ATGACAACAACAGCTACAGCCGTCCCAACAACTTTACCGACATCAACTTCTAACATCCACGCAACAACAACCTTGGTTAACAACAGCCACCAACCacatcaacaacttcatcgacatcaacttcaacatccagcCCTAATAACAACCTCAACAACAGTTCAACAATGTCATCAACTTCATCGACATCTTCAACatccgacaacaacctcgacaacaacagctaccaaCAACGTCATGTCagcttcatcgacatcaacttcaacatccacgccaaCAACAACCTGCgacagcaacagctacaccaacaacctgccaacaacttcatcgacatcagcTTCAACAACCcggacaacaacagctacaccaacaacgtcaacaacttcattgaCATCAACTTCATCCATGCCGACAACAACCTCGATAACAACAGCATCAACAACCATGTCAACAACATCGCCATcccaacaacctcgacaacaacagcacCAGCAAcccgtcaacaacttcatcgacatcaacttcaacatccaactCCTCGATAAACAACGACAGCAACCGCCAATTTTTATCGCATATCAACTTCAAATATCCACGACAACAACCTCACACAACAACacaccaacaacgccaacaacttcgccgacatcaacttcaacatccacgacAACAACCTGCAACAACAGCTGCATAACAACGTCAACAATCattgacatcaacttcaacatccacgacaacaacctcgacaacaacagctacaccaacaaccacaacaacttcatcgacatcaaccaacatccacgccgacaacaacccgacaacaacagctacaccaacaacgcgTCAACAATCCACTGtcacaacaacatcaacaaccaCGCCAACTTCAGCATCAATCAACCAACAACTCCCacacaacaacagctacaccaacctGGGCACCATCGCAACCAGCAACctgacaacaacagctacaccaacaaccacgctAACAACTCCGCCATCAATCTCAACATCCACGCTCGACAACAGCAACCTCG ctcaACTTCAACAACATCACGAcatcaacaacaaccaacaacgaCAGCAACAGTTAGCtacaccaacaacgccaacaacttcatcgacatcaacttcaaacATCCACGCCGAAACagcctcgacaacaacagctacaccaacaacgccaacaacTTCATTGACATCAATCTTCGGCATCCACGCCagcaacaacctcgacaacaacagctgcaccaacaaccacgtcaacaACTTCGCCGACATCAGCTTCGGCATCGACAACAAcgtcgacaacaacagctacaccaacaacgccaacaacttatcgacatcaacttcaacaccaCTGACAACACTCTGGCGTCAACAGCTTCACCAACAACCACGCCAACAactcatcaacatcaacatccacgccgacaacaaactcagacaacaacagctacaccaacaacgccaacaacttcatcgacatcaactttcAACATCCACGCcaacgacaacaacagctacaccaacaaccgcgtcaacaacttcatccatcaacttcaacaacatcaactaacagctacaccaacaacaacaacaacagctacaccacgccaacttcgccgacatcaacttcaacatccacgcgaCAACAACCccgacaacaacagctaccaaCATACGTCCAACAACTTCCGACATCAACTTCCAACATCCGACAACGTGACCAACAACCACGCCAACAACTTCATGACTGCACCAACATCCACGCCCGTCAACAACAACAATGCACCAACAACGCTAACAAATCGACATCAACtcaacatccacgccgacaacaacctcaCAACAGCAATCAACAGCTACAACTTCTTACCATCAACCGCgtcaacaacctcgacaacaaca CACACCAACAACGGGTCAACAACCATCGACCACTTCAACATCCACGACAACAACCAAGCTACACTAACAACgcacaacttcatcgacatcaacttcaacatccacgccaaCAACAACATACCAACCAACAACgtatcaacttcaacatccatcACAACAACAtacaccaacaacgccaacaacttcatcatcaacttcaacatccacgccgacaacaacctcgacaacaacagacTCAACAACCAACAaccatcgacatcaacttcaaatccacgccgacaacaacatCAGCTTCAACATCACGTAATCAACCAACATCCACAACAACAGCTACCAAATCatcaagcaacaacaacaacaacaacgccaACAACATCGACATTcaaacaacagctacaccaacaaccacgccaaacaacttcatcgacatcaacaaCATCCACCAACAACCTCGACCAGCCACCTCAACAACGTCAACAATCtcaacatccacgccgacaacaacaacaacagcatccaacaacgtcaacaacttcatcgacatcaacttcaacatccacgctaACACAACCAACAACAGcgcgtcaacaacttcatcgcaTATCGACTTCAACATCACAACCTCGAatacaacaacagctacaccaacaacgccGACAACATCGCATAGCAGCTACAACCagcaacaacagctacaccaacaaccacgtcaacaacttcaACATCAATCtcaacatccacgccgacaacaCAACAACAGTTACACCAAATAACGCCAataacttcatcgacatcaacttcaacatcccgTCAACAAACAGCGTACAACCACGTCAACAACTTCTAATCATCAACATCCACACCGGACAAATAACCTataacaacagctacaccaacaacgccaacaacTCGACATCAATctcaacctcgacaacaacagctcaACAACGCTAA